GCATCGTCCGCTCGAGCGGCGTCGGGATCGCTTCGATCGGCGTCTCCGTCGGTCGGCGGCGCGCTCGGCCGCGAGCGGGTGCGATACCACCAGAGGCCTGCGGCACCGAGTCCGACGACGGCGAGGCCGGCCGCTGCGAGCAGCGCCGAGGACGGCCCCGTCCCCGCAGCGGTGACGACGACGCGCGGCTCGCCGGAGACGAAGTCGGTGTCGCCGCCCCGCCAGATGACCGCGCGATCGCGTTCGTCGTCGGGTTCCGGCGCGACCGAGGTTCGCTCGTATCCGTCCGGCCACTCGATCAGCAATCGGGTTCCGTCGTCGAGGTAGATCCCCTCGAGCGCGTCGCCCGCCCGGAGTTCGTCGCCCTCGCTGGCGGCGAACCCGCGCCATTGGAACGTGTACCTGACGACGCCGTACTCTCGAGCGAACGACCGTCGCTCGGTCTCCACGGCGAACCCGTCGGCGGACATCTCGCGACCCGTCGCGTTCTCGGCGGTGGCGACCGTTTCGGCCATTCGATCGGCGAAGGATCGCGTGTGGTTGTCCGGATCGTCGCGGATATCGTCCCGCAGCGATTCGAACGCCGTCGTGCTCTCCTCGTCGTCGAGCCGAACGAGGAACTCGAGGCGCCACTCGGCGGTCCCGTTCGATCGGAGCGCGACGTCCATTCGGACCTCGTCCGCGTCGATCTGGTCCTGCTGGATCGCGAACGGCGTCGACTCGGACTGTCCGGCGTCCGTGGCTCCGGCGGCGGCGCCGATCGGGCCCGTTGCGGCGAGGAGGAGCGCGGCGACCACGGCCATCACGCCGACGCGATCGTTCATACGAGTGGGTACTTTTCACCTCTGTTAAAACATGCGGAAGCTGGGAGAGCGTCGCTACCTACCTTCAACGGTGCAACAGGGCTGAAACGGCGAAGAAGTGTTCAACGAATGTTCATTTCCCGGCGCCGTTCAACTCTGCGTCGGCACCGCCGGGCGTGAGGCCCCGAACGACCTCACCGAGCGACTCGAGGAGGCCGCCGACGAAGTCGGATATCTCCCCGAGGGCGTCGAGGACGAACTCCGGTACCGGATCCGGAAGCTCGTCCGGTGGACCGTTGGCCGGTTGTGCTGCCGCCGCGCCCGTTGCGCCGACGAGG
This portion of the Haloterrigena gelatinilytica genome encodes:
- a CDS encoding helix-turn-helix transcriptional regulator; this translates as MNDRVGVMAVVAALLLAATGPIGAAAGATDAGQSESTPFAIQQDQIDADEVRMDVALRSNGTAEWRLEFLVRLDDEESTTAFESLRDDIRDDPDNHTRSFADRMAETVATAENATGREMSADGFAVETERRSFAREYGVVRYTFQWRGFAASEGDELRAGDALEGIYLDDGTRLLIEWPDGYERTSVAPEPDDERDRAVIWRGGDTDFVSGEPRVVVTAAGTGPSSALLAAAGLAVVGLGAAGLWWYRTRSRPSAPPTDGDADRSDPDAARADDATASPPSNEPTEPAELAQSAQSADSSTSATGTGTGAPDPDLLSNEEQVLRLVRENGGRMKQQAVVAELDWTDAKTSKVVSGLREEGKLESFRLGRENVLSLPDEGGGPEST